One genomic segment of Solanum stenotomum isolate F172 unplaced genomic scaffold, ASM1918654v1 scaffold23267, whole genome shotgun sequence includes these proteins:
- the LOC125851190 gene encoding uncharacterized protein LOC125851190 produces MIDVINCTSLQNQFNEGLFSAHALSTSSINYPDIKLQIYIESNEIPDWCNNKVTASSICLTMPTVQNNEYHFLGMVLWFVSHFCNVTTRLQKFDVSIDQSSTFFWSFYIPDSEGEVSCVYYLSFSNGRPFNGLNIIKGGEQITVMDGSDGGIIKKIGVHLLYLDQHGNVTSFPAVVDHSYTPKPQR; encoded by the exons ATGATCGACGTGATTAATTGTACTTCCCTGCAGAATCAATTCAATGAAGGCTTGTTTAGTGCCCATGCTCTATCAACTTCGTCTATAAACTATCCAGATATTAAG TTACAAATTTATATCGAAAGCAATGAGATTCCAGATTGGTGCAACAATAAAGTAACAGCTTCATCTATTTGTTTGACTATGCCCACAGTACAGAATAATGAGTATCACTTCTTAGGAATGGTTCTCTGGTTTGTTTCCCACTTTTGCAATGTAACCACCCGTCTTCAAAAGTTTGATGTTTCTATTGACCAGTCTTCAACTTTTTTCTGGAGTTTTTATATACCTGACAGTGAGGGAGAAGTATCATGTGTATATTACTTATCTTTCTCAAATGGTAGACCTTTTAATGGCCTGAACATCATCAAAGGCGGGGAACAGATAACAGTAATGGATGGCAGTGACGGAGGCATAATAAAGAAGATAGGAGTACATCTGTTATATTTAGATCAACACGGTAATGTTACTTCTTTCCCAGCAGTTGTGGATCATTCTTATACTCCCAAACCACAAAGATAG